The following proteins are co-located in the Pseudomonadota bacterium genome:
- a CDS encoding type II toxin-antitoxin system VapC family toxin: protein MKKKILLDSYALLAYLKKEGKFLKVKDILSSSDKVILMNELNVGETYYIIARQGGYEQADYFLEVVLPGLPIKTIHNSFEQVIEASRLKAKYSISFIDCFVITTALAEKATILTGDPEFKKAGKIVEIEWMN from the coding sequence ATGAAGAAAAAGATATTACTTGATTCTTACGCACTCCTTGCATACCTGAAGAAGGAAGGAAAATTTTTGAAGGTTAAAGACATACTATCTTCATCTGATAAAGTAATCCTGATGAACGAGCTGAATGTAGGTGAAACGTATTACATCATTGCAAGACAAGGGGGGTATGAACAGGCTGATTACTTTTTAGAGGTTGTGCTCCCAGGTCTTCCCATAAAAACGATACACAACAGCTTCGAGCAGGTTATTGAAGCATCAAGATTAAAAGCGAAATATTCAATATCTTTTATAGATTGTTTTGTCATTACAACTGCACTTGCCGAAAAGGCAACTATCCTCACCGGTGACCCTGAATTTAAAAAAGCAGGGAAGATTGTAGAAATAGAGTGGATGAACTAA
- a CDS encoding YeeE/YedE thiosulfate transporter family protein yields MDNKQENKGWSPYLAGALTGLLLVFSVWFTGKYVGASTTFVRTAGLFEKQFNTERVSKMEYFVKEIPKIDWQWMFVVGIFFGSLIASTTSKTFRWQATPTMWEGRFGPNKAKRAIVAFIGGAIAMFGARLADGUPSGHGLSGSLQLAVSGYISLICFFVGGLIVAYILYKGGNKT; encoded by the coding sequence ATGGATAACAAGCAGGAAAATAAAGGTTGGAGTCCATATCTCGCCGGTGCCCTGACTGGATTGCTGCTCGTGTTCTCTGTCTGGTTTACCGGGAAGTATGTTGGGGCATCAACTACCTTTGTTCGTACGGCAGGGCTTTTTGAAAAACAATTTAATACTGAACGTGTAAGCAAAATGGAATATTTCGTAAAGGAAATACCCAAAATTGACTGGCAGTGGATGTTTGTGGTGGGTATATTCTTTGGTTCACTTATTGCCTCAACAACCTCAAAAACCTTTCGCTGGCAGGCTACTCCTACTATGTGGGAAGGTCGCTTTGGTCCAAATAAGGCAAAACGGGCAATTGTAGCATTTATTGGTGGGGCTATAGCGATGTTTGGGGCAAGGCTTGCCGATGGGTGACCGAGTGGCCATGGGCTGAGCGGTTCGCTCCAGTTAGCAGTAAGTGGATATATTTCTTTGATATGTTTTTTTGTTGGTGGTCTTATTGTTGCCTATATCCTTTATAAAGGAGGTAACAAGACATGA
- a CDS encoding ferritin family protein — MALKSESALKRAIEMEMEGKQFYLQSAEKVKSKLAKNVFKELAKEEDFHIKTIKTIYGNLKKDKPFKEWVTTIGSSGKLGKVFNGSLAEKAKASEDDLKALRFALDLEDKSTKYYEGLAGETKNAFERRFYLTLSYEEKGHYLKIMDSIEYLTDPVGWLYIKQGSMVDGG, encoded by the coding sequence ATGGCGTTAAAAAGTGAAAGTGCATTAAAAAGGGCAATTGAGATGGAAATGGAAGGAAAGCAATTTTACCTGCAATCAGCGGAAAAGGTAAAAAGCAAGCTTGCAAAAAATGTGTTTAAGGAACTTGCAAAAGAAGAGGATTTTCATATCAAAACTATAAAAACGATATATGGCAACCTTAAAAAAGATAAACCATTTAAAGAGTGGGTTACCACCATTGGTTCATCGGGGAAACTCGGGAAGGTTTTCAATGGTTCCCTTGCAGAGAAGGCAAAGGCTTCTGAGGATGATTTAAAAGCCCTTCGTTTTGCCCTTGATCTGGAGGATAAGAGTACAAAATATTACGAAGGCCTTGCAGGGGAAACCAAGAACGCCTTTGAAAGACGCTTTTATTTGACCCTTTCCTATGAGGAGAAGGGACATTACTTAAAAATCATGGATTCTATAGAGTATTTAACTGACCCTGTAGGATGGCTTTATATAAAGCAGGGAAGCATGGTGGACGGAGGGTGA
- a CDS encoding YeeE/YedE thiosulfate transporter family protein, with translation MSELVYGFVTGIIFGFLLQKGHVIRYDKQLGALRLIDMTIVKFMLSTILMAMVGVYLLKDLGIAKLSVKPTILGGNIIGGLIFGFGWGFLGYCPGTSLGALGEGRWDAAWGILGMLTGAAIFAEAFPVLKNSVLKWGVYGKITIPQILGINHWIIIVLFVIISILLFRWFEKKGM, from the coding sequence ATGAGTGAACTCGTATACGGTTTTGTGACAGGGATAATATTCGGGTTCCTTTTACAAAAGGGACACGTGATTCGCTATGACAAACAACTTGGTGCATTACGTCTCATTGATATGACAATTGTGAAGTTTATGCTCTCTACGATTCTAATGGCAATGGTCGGGGTTTATCTCCTTAAGGACCTTGGTATTGCTAAACTTTCTGTAAAACCGACGATTTTAGGGGGGAATATTATTGGCGGCCTTATCTTTGGATTTGGCTGGGGGTTTCTCGGCTATTGTCCAGGGACATCACTTGGAGCATTGGGAGAAGGACGATGGGACGCAGCCTGGGGTATACTGGGGATGCTTACCGGTGCAGCAATTTTTGCAGAAGCCTTCCCTGTTCTAAAGAACTCAGTCCTCAAATGGGGAGTATACGGGAAAATCACAATACCGCAGATACTGGGGATAAACCACTGGATTATCATAGTTCTATTTGTCATAATCAGCATATTGCTGTTCAGGTGGTTTGAGAAGAAGGGGATGTAA